The following are encoded in a window of Fretibacter rubidus genomic DNA:
- a CDS encoding TVP38/TMEM64 family protein, with product MRLPQFFLTMDKKALRAVSVLVMMFLIVAVIITWARGFMTVDDGELSRLLISLKSSGLALPVTIFIFIVASFIGMPQWVLIAICVAAFGPVTGGGFAWVATLCSASVNFWLARLMGAAQLEVLAGKFVTRIVTVIKRNAVLTSFAVRLVPTGPFILVNMAAGVSGMAYVLFMLGTALGIMPKIIMVALLGQGVLESGDSRMALLAFAGAAGVVILLMLLARRYLRRFVDLGNKTQ from the coding sequence ATGCGTCTGCCGCAATTTTTTCTAACGATGGATAAAAAAGCTCTGCGCGCGGTAAGCGTGCTGGTGATGATGTTCCTTATCGTTGCGGTTATTATAACATGGGCGCGCGGCTTCATGACTGTTGATGACGGCGAGTTGTCTCGCTTGCTTATCTCTTTGAAAAGTTCTGGCTTGGCGCTGCCTGTCACGATTTTTATCTTTATCGTCGCAAGCTTTATCGGCATGCCGCAATGGGTTCTTATCGCGATCTGTGTTGCGGCCTTTGGGCCTGTTACGGGGGGCGGTTTTGCCTGGGTCGCAACGCTGTGCTCCGCCAGTGTCAATTTCTGGCTCGCGCGATTGATGGGGGCTGCACAATTGGAAGTGCTGGCGGGTAAATTTGTAACCCGTATCGTGACGGTTATTAAACGTAATGCTGTGCTGACCAGCTTTGCTGTACGGCTTGTCCCAACGGGGCCGTTTATCCTTGTGAATATGGCGGCGGGAGTCTCTGGCATGGCCTATGTTTTGTTCATGCTGGGCACGGCGCTGGGGATAATGCCCAAGATAATTATGGTCGCGCTTTTGGGCCAGGGGGTGCTAGAGTCTGGCGATAGTCGTATGGCGCTTTTGGCTTTTGCTGGGGCTGCGGGTGTCGTGATTTTATTGATGTTACTGGCAAGACGCTATCTGCGGCGGTTTGTAGACTTAGGAAACAAGACGCAATAG
- the miaA gene encoding tRNA (adenosine(37)-N6)-dimethylallyltransferase MiaA has translation MKPVVCIAGPTASGKSAWAVQIAKSVNGEIINADAMQVYSDLRVISARPDVQEMEDVPHHLFGHVDGAIRYSTGMWLRDAVPVILDIMARGRVPIVTGGTGLYFKALTQGLAAVPDADISDATALLDKDGIKALRATALRLDPIATARVLGDDPQRLIRIVSVARNTAKPLSVWQADTKPIVPRRYWRGAVLLPDRAQLYARINARFDAMVDTGGLDEVRALMLRGLPADLPVMKAIGVQQFKDCLDNADALAASIKIAKRDTRRFAKRQFTWFRGQAADWDTVENVSQRTAFMAKISNFND, from the coding sequence GTGAAACCCGTTGTGTGTATTGCAGGCCCAACCGCCAGCGGCAAGAGTGCTTGGGCGGTGCAGATTGCAAAATCTGTGAATGGCGAGATTATCAACGCTGACGCCATGCAGGTTTACAGTGATTTGCGGGTCATCTCGGCACGTCCTGACGTTCAAGAGATGGAGGATGTGCCGCATCATTTGTTTGGCCATGTCGACGGGGCTATACGGTATTCCACGGGCATGTGGCTGCGTGATGCCGTGCCAGTGATACTCGATATTATGGCGCGGGGGCGTGTACCGATTGTGACGGGCGGTACGGGGCTTTATTTCAAAGCGCTCACACAGGGGCTGGCGGCGGTGCCAGACGCTGACATATCGGATGCCACGGCATTACTGGATAAGGACGGTATCAAGGCCCTAAGAGCGACCGCGCTACGCTTAGATCCGATTGCGACGGCGCGCGTGTTGGGCGATGATCCGCAGCGCCTTATCCGTATTGTTAGTGTTGCGAGAAATACGGCAAAACCGCTTAGCGTATGGCAAGCTGACACAAAGCCTATCGTTCCGCGTCGGTATTGGCGCGGCGCGGTATTATTGCCTGACCGCGCACAGCTATACGCCCGCATCAATGCGCGGTTTGATGCCATGGTCGATACTGGGGGCCTTGATGAGGTCAGAGCGTTAATGCTGCGCGGGTTGCCAGCGGATTTACCCGTCATGAAAGCCATTGGCGTGCAACAGTTTAAAGATTGCCTTGATAACGCAGATGCCCTCGCGGCCTCCATAAAGATTGCGAAACGGGATACGCGGCGCTTTGCGAAACGGCAATTTACGTGGTTTCGCGGGCAAGCTGCGGATTGGGATACCGTGGAGAACGTTTCACAACGAACAGCGTTCATGGCAAAAATTTCTAATTTTAACGATTGA